The following is a genomic window from Branchiostoma lanceolatum isolate klBraLanc5 chromosome 10, klBraLanc5.hap2, whole genome shotgun sequence.
GCCCCAAATGGattacttgtaagttgtatacatgtatcactccAATCTTGTtgtgaatacagaaatgttaaaaTTTGAATGGCTGAATTTCCCAAACCTTTCTTTTATTGAATGATGATGAAGTATTGCTTGTATAAACATGTAACTAGTAGTACATGAGTCATGACACTGATACTGTTGGCAAAGTGAAGAACAGTGCAGACCCCACTGAatgtaaaaaaggtaaagcagtcatccttgattgattgaggtgaagcatgatgctatGTCAAGTAGTTAAAAAGTGGAAGTGCAATTCGGATTTGCTACACTCACATGTTTTGTCGAccactactcttctcgataagtgtgttgagttcttttacgtgcaaaggtTTGAGGCTTATTTCTGAGGCTCCTTCATACAGGGGGCCGCTGACTTAACATCGCCATCCAAATTGACAAATACTATCCCTTTCAACACGTCCGATCTGGGTTTGACCCATTCAATTCTTTTACTTGTGTCATCGCGAGTTCCTTGCAATgttactgttttctttgcatagctTTGCTAACTTTATCATACTGGCACATTTGTATTCcatagatgacgtcatgttaacattgtaaacaactacaacagtgataacattgtaaaaaatgtgcacaaaacctttgatacatgtacatgtatctagagtTAAACCATTCTCGTATATAGTTTCCCAAAGGGTATGTTTGTCAGTGCAGAATGATAGAGACTGATATGTTAAAATTGTGTCTGATGATAAACCGAATAATGTATTGAGTGATAAATGTTGTTTGTAAGCATGTATCACTATGGTTTATGTGTGTTGTTGATACAAGCCAGTTAATCAGTGTATCTGTATAAACTGTCAATGTTGCTATGTTTATCCAATAAATATTGCTGAGTTTTGCCCCAACTCATGCGTTTGTGCTTCATACTCAATCATAGTCCATGGTAAATGTGGGTAAAGGAGGGTAAATATCTCTTTTAGTAAAGGCATGTATACATCCTCTGTAAATATGGGTAAATTTAGCTGTGAGAATATTTGGTAAGGTAAATCTCGGTTAATGCGCTTGATAAATGTGAGAAATGCTACGTACGGTAAATCTGGGTAACTGCACCGAATATATGCGAGAAATACTCCCTAcggtaaatctcggtaaatgccCTGAATATATGAGAAATACTCCCTACGGTAAATTTCGGTAAATGCATTATTTACACGACCTCGGTAAATGTGGGTAAATAAGGCAAACATTACCAGCTATACCTTGCGGGTAAATGCGGGGTATATTCGCACATTTACCGATAGATAAATGCTGATAAATCTCTGGTAAATGTAACCTTTACACGGCTTTACATTACATTTACCATTGTGGTAAAttccacttttcgtgcagtggatGGTTCTGCTGTATGGGCACGAGAAGAGCCGGGACATTCAGCAGTTGTACGACAACATGTCGTTCGACAGAGCGTTCCTCAACAAACAGACACGACTTCTCAACAAGGCACACCGGGACAACCTGTTCTTTAGCGTGTTTAAAAGTTTGAACGAGACTCAAAAGCACAGGCTTTGTGACTGGATCTGTGGAAACACGTAGCCCCAATTGAATATCATGTCATGTTGTCAAAATTGATGAAGTACCAGTACTCCTCTGCAGAAATGAACGTCAGATGGCATAGGTTAATTTCTCAACAAAATGTGAGGCTTACGTAGAAAATTTATTTCATAGGTCAGGCCCTCTgatcaatttttaaaaagtgtgGCAACTGAtaattgaataataatgataCTGATTTAAACATTGCTGTAGACTATATGAGATGAAAGGTCATTCTATAGACTATGCTTTATGTCGACTCTCTGTACACACGTTGTTATTTACCCATGGTGGATCTGATGTATTGTTATCTGTATGTAGAAAGATTCAGTAAGCTGTTGTAACGTTGACAAATTCAtcttttgattttcaccaaaacGTAATAGAAAGTCTTATCGGTGATGGTCGTGTGTCTTTTTTAATGTATCATGTGGTAGTTAACTGAATTCGAAAATAAGCCAAATGTGAAGAAGGAAAACATTAATGGCCTTGGAATATGTACTGTTATGGTGGTTACATAGATTATTACAAAATATTGTCTTTAAATAAGTGCATATTCCCTGCTGCAATAACTTGCACGCAGTCTTAAGCGGTGTTAGCTGTTCCCATAAAGTTTGAAAGGGACTAATTCATGGCTGAACCCCAATGACTCAAAAGGTGGCATTCGTGCCATAAAAACAATAAACAGCGTTACCATGCATGTCATTTACCTTACTCTCTGTTGATTGCACTTTGGAGATCGTACGGGCCTGTACTCAGGTCTGGAGTTCAAAAGTTGAAAACACTGAAACCTCGGTACAAATGTAAACATATGTATCTATACAGCGAGGCTAAAAACTGCCGAACCTTCAAAAACGGTACAAACAGTACGTAAGATAAAAGAGGGCAAAGTATAAACCTGTCAGCTTTATCTAGATGGTCCAGTGTTCTTTGTGGACACAAATACTGTATTAAGCCGTCATGCACGGTTAAGCTTTATGAACCCGTATCAAAACTTTGGCCAATCATTTACTACATTTTGCTATGTTGAATACCTTCTGCTTTCTGTTGTAACGAACGACTTAAAAACAATGCACCTGTCAATCTCAGTTGACTAAGCAAATTTCAAATACCTGAGTCATGCTTTACAGCTTTTTGACGGTTGGCTCAGAGTCACGTGGCTGCATATCTTATTCTATGGGCCAACTAGGGTAGAGTTTGTTGTACATTTATGGTACCGTGcagctgaaaaatacaaagCCAGTCGACTTCGACACAATTTCACAAACCAGTTGGCAAGCCTCGCTGGCACTGTTATTCCTTAGGCGGAAACCGGCATACAGCTAGCACAGGCAGTATAACTTCAGCATGGCAGTTGGTAATGCAGTTGATAACCTTCGTGAAAACGTAAAAGATAGAATCAGAAACGCCAGTGCCGACATGTTTAACATCGTCGTTATTGGGTTGGCCGGCAGCGGCAAATCGTCGCTGATCAACTCAGTAGAACAGGCTGTTGTCGGCACACCGGCAAATCTAGCCAGGGTCGGCAGAGGTGCGGGAGGAAATGTTACCCTCTGTATTGAAGGATGCAAAATGTTCTCAACGCTTGAAGACAAGCTGAGAGACAAGGTAACATTTCGGGATTTTGTCGGGCTTCCTAACAGGAACGACGAAACAATCAGAACCCTTATTTCGTTAGCTCTTGATGGACGTATACCTGAGAACCAGCCCCTGATCAACCCTGAATACTTCGAGATGTGCAAGGAGGAGTTAGAGGACGAGTTTCCAGCAACCCAAGATGGACCAAAGATCCACCGTGTTGTTGTCGTGTGCGCGGCTGATGAAGAAATACCTGTGAATCTTCTGAAAGCGACGAAAATGGCGGCTCAACCAGCGACGACGGCATCAGATCGCAGTAAGTATGTTTTCTTAACACTGTCTACAGTCTAGTCAAAGATAAAGCTCTCTGCGAATTTGCATTCAATTACATACAAATCGTACGTGGACGAATATGGACTAATTTCTTTGTCAACTTGTACTAGCTATCCATGCGAACTTCTTAAACCCATGTGTTATTTTAGTGTTTGTTGCTACTACTTTGTGAAGGCTGAAAATAAAATGCTGTAATAGCTTTGACAGGAGTTTTACAATAATATTGTGTAAAGAACTTAGGCAAGATCATTAATGAATCTAAAGCACTGCCATATAGAATATCCTTTGAATAAccaattagattttttttcatgacgCAGTGCTATATTATTGTCATCACAGTTAAGTTCCCTCTCGTATACATGATGTTCTGTCGTGTTTACAGACATTCCATTGTTCCTGTTCGTCTCCAAAGTCGACAAGATGGTCGGAGAGGCAAACGAACGGGACCTCAGTCGAAGGGTACAGAGCGCTAGGGACACACTCGATGCAACAAACGACTTCTTCCAGAAAGCTACCCTGTATCATGAGCAAACTAATCAGGTTAACGACCCAGGTATGGCTTCAAATAATGAAACTGATGAATCACTGTTACGCCTTTTGGTGAATATGCTGAATCCTCAGCTCAGGCAGGTGTTTGCCGAACCACGATCTGAGCCAGCATTTTATGAACTGAGGAGACGATGGCGAAGAAAGCGCATTCGGACAATGCGGTGGATGAGAAAGAATCTTTGTCAAGCAATTTTGATAATCGTCACCATATTCGTGTGCTTGGTAGCAATTGCTATTGCTCTGATCCGTAAAACGAGGAGGTAATCTAATGCATTTGCAACTGGATCATCATATCATTGTAGTAGCAGTGCATCAGGCACGAGATGTAATACCTCCCTAGAACACTGTCACCGGTCTTTGGTTATATAATTGACACGGGCGACAAGGTTATGGATGAGTTATATTCTGACATATCGGGTTTGCCATGTAAACGAATGAATTTGGGATCTAAAATAATGTCTTTTAAGGTGCAGTGGTTTGGTGAAAGGCTGAAAGGGACTGGACTAGTGGGATGTTCATGATTAATTGCGAATGCACTGTCATTGTATTGAGTTTAAGTATCAGATGTGCCTCTGCTTTtgatgcatgactgtgtgatttcaATTCTATAGCGTAATATACACTAAAGAAAAATTGATAAGAACGTAAATAAGCTAGGGAAAATGTCAATAGTTCATGTATACATTTCTGAAGATGTTAACATAGATCTCTACTACTCTATTTCGCAACGATATTGCAAGGAATCAATTCAATAGAGATGTGAACATAAGTTTGAGATGACGTCCAGTTCCGAAACAAAGGACAGTGTTACGTTATATTTAGCTGCGAGACTGTACGCAGAATATATCAGGACACTAGTTGTTGAGTCTATCTTTAGGTGAAGCACAATTTGcctgtttgttttctttatgaTTAAGGATGTACTTAcacaaactgtacatgtgtagcacAGTTGTATGGACCGTTGGTAGATATGATGATTTACAAAAGTTAGATACTGCTAGAAAACACAGATCTATACAGCAAGCTATGTGAGGTAGGCTTAAGGTGAACAATGATAAGGTTACATACAAATGACCTTCTGTACACACTTAAACAATATTTGGATAGTCACTTATGTCAGCAACATGTTGTAAAATATCGCACTTATGTCATTGCTTGTACACACACATAGAAATAAATTTATGAACTTGTGTATCTAATGCTGAGGCAAATAAATTGAATCCTGTTTTTACTTGGAATGCGCCTGGTCAGACTTTGATCTCAATCACTTTACTCGTCATCTGAGACATATTCCAAGCCTAAAATCAGGCAATGACTGATAATGTTAGCATCAATTTTAGTTGTCAAGGTATTTGCTTTACAATCACTAGTCGTGGTGCTTATAAATGTATCCATATGCCCGCTTCACTCTTTTGTCTTCTAGTTCTACCTTGGCTGTTTTGTATGAAGAGCATTTCCTAGCTTTTCTGATAGATGTCGCTTTTTAACTAGTACTGTGTTTCCTGCACGTATACTGTGCATGCAGCTAGGCTGGCCTGTCATACGTACATAGTTTTCTTTTACAGCAAGTTGGTACAATCTATTTTTTAAATCAGAAAATATAAACGGTGGCAGACCTGATTATCCAAGACAGATAACGACAGATACATCAAATCTATGACAACCTCGAATCGGTTACTGAAACTGCTGCTAGGTTCATGCTGGCTAGGCCCAAGGTCTTCATCCAAAGGTAAGGTGTTAAAGGTCACTTAAGCTTGGGATCAGCGTTTCTCCATTCGGTCGGTTCCGGGTAGGGGATGAAATCTCACCGTCAGTGGCACAGAAGTACGCGGTAATACGCCGAAAGTGCTCACCTTAATTTTGCCCCCAGTTTGTACCCAAAATAAAGCGGCTACAGACAGCACCAAAAAGTTCACCCGGAAGCAGCGAGACACCGTTTTTCAACGGAATGAGAAAATGGTAAGTTTTGCCAGACTCTGTGTCGGTTTACGTACGTATACCTACGAAATCATAGAAGAAACTCCGATCTTAGATCTTACCACGGTAGTTCAACGACACTACGAGAGGTATGGTATGTCGGGGTTTACTAACTTTGATTGTTAAAAGGAGGGACCTATCCCCGAATGGAATAGGCTGTTTTTCGAACGTACGTGTTTTCAGCAACATAGGGAGACACAGTTGTTTAAACCAACAGATCAAACCGCATCGTGCGACGTGACGTCCGCCCATCATGATCAGTCTGCTGTCAGTTAACGTTGATTTTTCTCGATATATCTCGTGCTAcatcacaacacaacaaaaactaAAAACGCAGCatgcataacataacaaaacgcACACAACACTACCCCGTGACCACAACGCTGACTACATTTCATGTCCCTGTCCGGTATACCATCATATAACTTTAGAGGTGTCTGTTTTCTGGTTACACTGAAAGTGATTTAAGACACACACCCCCAGGGTTGCACAAGTATGATCTTCAAATATATGCTACTAGAATGTGTGCGACACTCAAAAAATGCCCAGAAGCTGTGACGATGGCTGAATTGGTTTTAACTAGGCGAACAAAGACAGCTTCAATATGACATGCCGTCAAGCCACGCATAGTGACTACGACGCTGTCATGAAAATAGCATCAGTGGACACATTCCGGGACGGGTTCGACTACCTGCCGGCCAAGTTTCACCAGTGGGTGGACGATCCGGAAGCCCATGTGCTAGTGGCCGAAACTGACGACAAAATGGTAGTATGTACTTACTAGTATTGCCTATTTTCAAATTTCTTGATCAATAttgtgtgatacatgtattccaACCTATGGTAATAATGTGCAAAATCTAGAAACTGCCTCATCTTGATACCACAATTGTTTAAAATTGTGTGCTGTCTAAAAGTGCCGACAGCACACAATTTATGTAGCAATAGATACGACAGCTAATTTCCTAGATATCGATATAATTTCTTTCTATGTGTTTTTTCTTTGATATAACTGAAACGTCTGGTTTACAACAATGTGCTTCGAATTCGTTTGAAACGGAAAAGGCGCCTGGCGTTATTTCCttaaataaaaaaactcaagtcCGCAGGGTTCTCTGCTTTTTCAAACACTGGATGTTAATCTACAAGCGTTTGAATATCATACGCCAGAAGTCATTTCTGACAATGTTTTCCTTGCAGCTTGCCGTAAATGTATGCTTTGTGACTGACGGTGGTGCACACCTGTTCAGCAAAACCTTTCGGATAGCCCCAGAACTGCAGAGGAAGAAGTTGGGAATGGGAATCAGGCTTGAACTAGAAAAAGCGCTGAAGTTGCGTCTGCATCCGTGGCAGCGGCAACTCGAGCAATTTACTCTGGCGGATGTCAAGCGACCCTACCTTATGAAAGACGTTTCGAACAAGAAGGATATCTGCTTTATAGCAAGTATCCCTTTGTTTACGTTGTCATTCTTTTAAACGCATATTGCACATGACATACATGGCgagatatatttatatatacatatgc
Proteins encoded in this region:
- the LOC136443464 gene encoding uncharacterized protein, with translation MAVGNAVDNLRENVKDRIRNASADMFNIVVIGLAGSGKSSLINSVEQAVVGTPANLARVGRGAGGNVTLCIEGCKMFSTLEDKLRDKVTFRDFVGLPNRNDETIRTLISLALDGRIPENQPLINPEYFEMCKEELEDEFPATQDGPKIHRVVVVCAADEEIPVNLLKATKMAAQPATTASDRNIPLFLFVSKVDKMVGEANERDLSRRVQSARDTLDATNDFFQKATLYHEQTNQVNDPGMASNNETDESLLRLLVNMLNPQLRQVFAEPRSEPAFYELRRRWRRKRIRTMRWMRKNLCQAILIIVTIFVCLVAIAIALIRKTRR